From Oncorhynchus nerka isolate Pitt River linkage group LG1, Oner_Uvic_2.0, whole genome shotgun sequence, the proteins below share one genomic window:
- the LOC115120064 gene encoding dnaJ homolog subfamily B member 6-like: MTDYYDVLGVSRSASPEDIKKAYRKQALRWHPDKNPDNKEEAERKFKELAEAYEVLSDRSKSKAYDTHGKDRMPNNTGSSSHPAPDDFPGFTFTFRSPEEVFQEFFRGQDPFANFFDDVAFGRGMHSGFHGHPGTSRLGPSRFSSFPSAGVHDFTSFSSSMGGMNGMDRIGGRMGNFKSVSTSTRVVNGKSTTTKKIKENGQERTEIVEDGVLKTVLINGVEDELALSRELSKTDQPAPSQPTARQHLQQQAERMVPVELRTQPHRPSPISGPRSMAQRSFSLASYPDVPSEEEKKDLQEKEDLQMAYMSPHSSPSPLIHRELPEGVPEPPTHLQEQRGTVDPAAKTTSSSNVKMTNKCCCVVC; encoded by the exons ATGACGGATTATTATGATGTTCTGGGAGTGTCACGAAGCGCCTCTCCGGAGGACATTAAGAAGGC GTACAGGAAGCAGGCTCTGCGATGGCACCCGGACAAGAACCCAGACAACAAGGAGGAGGCGGAGAGGAAGTTTAAGGAGCTGGCTGAGGCCTATGAAGTTCTGTCAGACC GAAGCAAATCAAAGGCGTATGATACCCATGGCAAAGACAGAATGCCCAACAACACAG GCTCAAGTAGTCATCCTGCTCCGGACGATTTCCCAGGGTTCACCTTCACATTCCGCAGTCCCGAGGAAGTGTTTCAGGAATTCTTCAGAGGCCAGGATCCTTTCGCCAATTTCTTCG ACGACGTTGCCTTTGGAAGAGGGATGCACAGTGGCTTCCATGGACATCCTGGCACTTCCAGGCTCGGCCCCAGTCggttctcctccttcccctccgcTGGAG TGCATGACTTCACCTCTTTCTCGTCCTCCATGGGTGGAATGAATGGGATGGACCGTATTGGAGGAAGGATGGGGAATTTCAAGTCTGTATCCACTTCTACGCGCGTCGTCAACGGCAAAAGCACCACCACCAAgaa GATCAAAGAAAACGgtcaggagagaacagagatcGTGGAAGACGGGGTCTTGAAGACGGTGCTCATCAATG GTGTGGAGGATGAGTTGGCTTTGTCTCGAGAGCTCAGCAAGACAGACCAACCGGCCCCTAGTCAACCCACAGCCAGGCAACACCTCCAGCAGCAGGCAGAGAGGATGGTACCAGTGGAGCTCCGGACCCAACCACACCGACCCAGCCCCATCTCCGGCCCCCGGTCTATGGCCCAGCGCTCCTTCAGCTTAGCCTCCTACCCTGACGTCCCcagtgaggaggagaagaaagatctTCAGGAGAAGGAAGATCTCCAGATGGCCTATATGTCACCACACAGCAGCCCATCTCCGCTGATCCACAGGGAGCTACCAGAGGGGGTCCCAGAGCCTCCTACACACCTCCAGGAGCAGAGAGGCACTGTGGATCCTGCTGCTAAAACCACCAGCAGCAGCAATGTAAAAATGACAAATAAGTGTTGCTGTGTGGTGTGTTAa